A stretch of Geomonas oryzisoli DNA encodes these proteins:
- a CDS encoding acetate kinase translates to MDILALNCGSSSVKYQLFDWDKKVVVAKGMVERVVIGDSFILHEVPGRETYREDSDCPDHKTAVDLILRTLTSPTHGVLRDIKQIAAVGHRVVHGGEKFTKSVLIDDEVLAAVTEVQHLAPLHNPPNIAGIEGAMAVLPGVPQVAIFDTAFHQTMPEHAYLYPLPYEWYEKYGVRRYGFHGTSHLYVSKRIAAILGKPANQCNVITMHIGNGVSHCAIKNGVSVDTSMGLTPLEGAMMGTRCGDIDPAIPAFMMQKENLSAKEIDSILNKKSGVIGITGRFTDRRDVIENANDGDRLCSLALDIEAYRLKKYIGTYMAVVGRLDAVVFTAGVGEMGAPIRERAIAGLEHLGIVLDKERNASAMTRKRETLITTDDSPVKVYVIPTDEELVFTEDVAAILNGTYTDHMNFEYSFSRPDFVRK, encoded by the coding sequence ATGGATATTCTGGCACTTAACTGCGGGAGTTCTTCTGTAAAATACCAGTTGTTTGACTGGGATAAAAAAGTGGTTGTGGCAAAGGGGATGGTGGAACGCGTGGTCATCGGCGACTCCTTCATCCTGCACGAGGTCCCCGGGCGTGAGACCTACCGTGAAGACTCCGACTGCCCGGACCACAAGACCGCAGTTGACCTGATCCTGAGAACCCTGACCTCCCCGACTCACGGCGTCCTCCGGGACATCAAGCAGATCGCTGCTGTCGGCCACCGAGTGGTGCACGGCGGCGAGAAGTTCACCAAGTCCGTGCTGATCGACGACGAGGTCCTGGCCGCGGTCACCGAGGTACAGCACCTGGCGCCGCTGCACAACCCGCCCAACATCGCCGGCATCGAGGGCGCCATGGCCGTGCTCCCCGGCGTACCGCAGGTCGCCATTTTCGATACGGCGTTTCATCAGACTATGCCCGAGCATGCCTACCTCTATCCGCTGCCGTACGAGTGGTACGAGAAGTACGGCGTGCGCCGCTACGGTTTCCACGGTACCTCGCACCTCTACGTTTCCAAGCGGATCGCCGCGATCCTGGGTAAGCCCGCCAACCAGTGCAACGTCATCACCATGCACATCGGCAACGGCGTCTCCCACTGTGCCATTAAAAATGGCGTGTCGGTCGACACCAGCATGGGGCTCACCCCGCTGGAAGGCGCCATGATGGGTACCCGTTGCGGCGACATCGACCCCGCCATCCCCGCCTTCATGATGCAGAAGGAGAACCTTTCCGCGAAGGAAATCGACTCCATTCTGAACAAGAAGAGCGGCGTCATCGGCATCACCGGCCGCTTCACCGACCGCCGCGACGTGATCGAAAACGCCAACGACGGCGACCGTCTCTGTTCGCTGGCGCTGGACATCGAGGCGTACCGGCTCAAGAAGTACATCGGCACCTACATGGCTGTTGTGGGGAGGCTTGATGCGGTCGTCTTCACCGCCGGGGTAGGGGAGATGGGGGCGCCGATCAGGGAGCGTGCCATCGCCGGGCTCGAGCACCTGGGCATCGTTCTAGACAAGGAGCGCAACGCCTCGGCCATGACCAGGAAGCGCGAGACGCTGATCACCACCGACGATTCGCCGGTCAAGGTGTACGTGATCCCGACCGACGAGGAGCTGGTGTTCACCGAGGACGTGGCCGCCATCTTGAACGGCACCTACACCGATCACATGAACTTCGAGTACAGCTTCTCCAGGCCCGACTTCGTAA
- a CDS encoding DUF362 domain-containing protein: protein MAHTISDECINCGACDDSCPVNAISEAGSKRAIAADTCIDCGACVDTCPVSAISPA from the coding sequence TTGGCACATACCATCAGCGACGAATGCATCAACTGCGGCGCCTGCGACGATTCCTGCCCGGTCAACGCTATCAGCGAGGCTGGCAGCAAGAGGGCTATCGCTGCGGATACCTGCATTGACTGCGGCGCTTGCGTCGACACCTGCCCGGTGTCCGCAATCTCCCCGGCCTAA